In Cydia strobilella chromosome 8, ilCydStro3.1, whole genome shotgun sequence, one DNA window encodes the following:
- the LOC134743699 gene encoding 2-oxoisovalerate dehydrogenase subunit beta, mitochondrial, whose amino-acid sequence MASSVTKNFVLLTRCAKIVSNGSKRLSSHFIYYPDNEKPVEGETAKMNMMQAINNAMDITLKQDSSAVLFGEDVGFGGVFRCALGLQEKYGKDRVFNTPLCEQGIAGFAIGLATAGATAIAEIQFADYIFPAFDQLVNEAAKYRYRSGGQFECGGLTVRAPCAAVGHGALYHSQSPEAFFAHAAGLRVVVPRGPIAAKGLLLSCLRSRDPCLFLEPKVLYRSATEDVPVQDYTLPLGQAQLLREGSEVTLLGWGTQLHVLLEVADLARDQLGASCDVIDLQSILPWDQETVCNSVKKTGRCLIAHEAPLTSGFGAELAATIQNECFLHLEAPVSRVAGWDAPFPHVFEALYLPDKWRCFSALKQLLHY is encoded by the exons ATGGCGAGTTCAGTGACAAAAAACTTCGTTTTGCTGACAAGATGTGCCAAAATTGTGTCCAATGGGTCAAAAAGGCTATCCtcacattttatttactatcCTGACAATGAAAAACCGGTCGAAG GTGAGACGGCAAAAATGAACATGATGCAAGCTATCAACAATGCCATGGATATTACACTGAAGCAGGACTCCTCGGCCGTGCTGTTTGGTGAGGATGTGGGCTTCGGAGGAGTCTTCCGTTGTGCACTAGGCCTACag gagAAATATGGCAAGGATCGCGTGTTCAACACACCACTATGTGAGCAAGGTATTGCCGGGTTTGCCATAGGGCTCGCCACAGCCGGGGCCACCGCCATAGCAGAGATACAGTTTGCTGACTACATCTTTCCTGCCTTTGATCAG TTGGTGAACGAAGCAGCTAAGTATCGCTACCGCTCCGGAGGCCAGTTCGAGTGCGGAGGCCTGACGGTGCGCGCGCCGTGCGCCGCAGTGGGGCACGGCGCGCTGTACCACTCGCAGAGCCCTGAGGCGTTCTTCGCGCACGCCGCTGGGCTTAGG GTGGTAGTCCCCCGCGGCCCCATCGCCGCCAAAGGCCTCCTGCTGTCCTGTCTGCGCTCCCGGGACCCCTGCCTGTTCCTGGAACCCAAGGTCCTGTACCGCTCCGCTACCGAGGACGTGCCGGTGCAGGACTATACTTTACCGCTAGGGCAGGCTCAACTGCTTAGAGAAG GGTCAGAAGTGACGCTCCTAGGCTGGGGCACACAGCTGCACGTGTTGCTGGAGGTGGCGGACTTGGCTCGGGACCAACTCGGGGCGAGCTGTGACGTCATCGACCTGCAGTCCATCCTGCCCTGGGACCAGGAGACTGTTTGCAAC TCGGTGAAGAAGACTGGACGTTGCCTGATAGCTCACGAGGCGCCTCTTACTTCAGGTTTCGGTGCCGAATTAGCTGCTACCATACAg AACGAATGCTTCCTGCACCTGGAAGCGCCAGTGTCCCGCGTGGCGGGCTGGGACGCTCCCTTCCCGCACGTGTTCGAGGCGCTGTACTTGCCCGACAAGTGGAGATGCTTCAGCGCCCTCAAACAATTGCTACATTACTGA